A portion of the Corynebacterium occultum genome contains these proteins:
- a CDS encoding phosphoadenylyl-sulfate reductase produces the protein MTFIQINALGNQPGDRATRDPEQSPEGPNSTTPLPMDVAKRNAELVEEWADQLYDADAQTILEWAAEHAPGKIAVTLSMENTVLAELASKYLPESDFLFLDTGYHFKETLEVAQQVDQRYPQELVTALPLLSRPEQDSVYGKNLYQNNPTACCRMRKVEPLAVNLSPYAGWVTGLRRVDGPTRAQAPALSLDATGRLKISPIITWSLEDTENYIEQQQLIIHPLTKQGYPSIGCETCTLPVAEGEDPRAGRWAGSNKTECGLH, from the coding sequence ATGACTTTCATCCAGATCAACGCCCTGGGCAACCAGCCCGGTGACAGGGCCACGAGAGACCCGGAGCAGAGCCCGGAGGGGCCGAACAGCACCACCCCCTTGCCCATGGACGTCGCAAAGCGCAACGCCGAGCTGGTCGAGGAGTGGGCAGACCAGCTCTACGACGCTGACGCACAAACCATCCTGGAGTGGGCCGCCGAGCACGCTCCCGGCAAGATCGCGGTGACCCTGTCCATGGAGAACACCGTGCTGGCGGAACTGGCGTCGAAGTACCTCCCGGAATCCGACTTCCTCTTCCTGGACACCGGCTACCACTTCAAGGAGACCCTTGAGGTGGCCCAGCAGGTGGATCAGCGTTATCCCCAGGAACTGGTCACCGCCCTGCCGCTCCTGAGCCGTCCGGAACAGGACTCGGTGTACGGGAAGAACCTGTACCAGAACAATCCGACCGCCTGCTGCCGGATGCGCAAGGTCGAGCCGCTCGCGGTGAACCTCTCGCCCTACGCAGGATGGGTCACCGGGTTGCGTCGGGTGGACGGGCCCACCCGGGCCCAGGCCCCGGCGTTGAGCCTGGATGCCACCGGCCGGTTGAAGATCTCCCCGATCATCACCTGGTCGCTGGAGGACACCGAGAACTACATCGAGCAGCAGCAGCTGATCATCCACCCCCTGACCAAGCAGGGGTACCCCTCCATCGGGTGCGAAACCTGCACCCTGCCCGTCGCCGAGGGTGAAGACCCCCGGGCCGGCCGCTGGGCCGGTTCCAACAAGACAGAATGCGGACTCCACTGA
- a CDS encoding nitrite/sulfite reductase, translating to MASTTVPSEQKGRPARPARAKKPEGQWKIDGTAPLNRDEEVKQEDPALNAKQRVIDVYSKEGFDSIPEEDVLKRFKWLGIYTQRKQNLGTEQTSQLEPYELSDKYFMMRIRFDGGIASPAKLRAVGEISRDYARGTADFTDRQNIQLHWIRIEDVPTIWEKLESVGLTTLMGCGDVPRVILGSPVAGVATDEIIDGTPAIEEIQRRYIGAEEFQNLPRKFKSAISGNARQDVTHEIQDVAFIGSEHPELGPGFELYVGGGLSTNPMLAQSVGAWVSLEQVPEVWAGVAGIFRDYGFRRLRNRARLKFLVAQWGVEKFREVLEEEYLGYQLPDGPHQPINPGDRDHIGLHQQKDGRFYLGVKPTVGHTTGEQLIEIAEIAEKFGIERIRTTADKELLFLDLDKEIVPALEKELSAVGLYPRPSEFRRGIISCTGLEFCKLAHTTTKARAIELVDDLEERIGDLDTPIKIALNGCPNSCARTQVSDIGFKGQTVTDEEGNRVEGFQVHLGGSMNIDANFGRKLKGHKVLADDVSDYVTRVVSNFKTERNEGELFREWVQRAPEEQLQ from the coding sequence ATGGCATCCACCACGGTCCCCAGCGAGCAAAAGGGACGTCCTGCTCGTCCTGCCCGCGCCAAGAAGCCGGAGGGTCAGTGGAAGATCGACGGCACTGCTCCCCTGAACCGCGATGAAGAGGTCAAGCAGGAGGATCCTGCCCTCAACGCCAAGCAGCGGGTCATTGACGTCTACTCCAAGGAAGGTTTCGATTCCATCCCGGAGGAGGACGTCCTCAAGCGCTTCAAGTGGCTGGGCATCTACACCCAGCGCAAGCAGAACCTGGGCACCGAGCAGACCAGCCAGCTGGAGCCCTATGAGCTCTCCGACAAGTACTTCATGATGCGCATCCGCTTCGACGGGGGCATCGCCTCCCCGGCCAAGCTTCGTGCCGTCGGTGAGATCTCCCGGGACTACGCCCGCGGCACCGCGGACTTCACCGACCGCCAGAACATTCAGCTGCACTGGATCCGCATCGAGGATGTCCCCACCATCTGGGAGAAGCTCGAGTCCGTCGGCCTGACCACCCTGATGGGTTGCGGTGATGTGCCGCGCGTGATCCTGGGTTCCCCGGTGGCGGGTGTGGCCACGGATGAGATCATCGACGGCACCCCGGCGATCGAGGAGATCCAGCGTCGCTACATCGGTGCGGAGGAATTCCAGAACCTGCCGCGCAAGTTCAAGTCCGCCATCTCCGGCAACGCCCGCCAGGATGTCACCCACGAGATCCAGGACGTCGCCTTCATCGGCAGCGAGCACCCCGAGCTGGGCCCCGGTTTCGAGCTCTACGTCGGCGGTGGCCTCTCCACCAACCCGATGCTCGCCCAGTCCGTGGGGGCCTGGGTCTCCCTGGAGCAGGTGCCTGAGGTCTGGGCCGGTGTCGCCGGCATCTTCCGTGACTATGGTTTCCGTCGCCTGCGCAACCGTGCCCGCCTGAAGTTCCTGGTCGCCCAGTGGGGTGTGGAGAAGTTCCGTGAGGTGCTCGAGGAGGAGTACCTGGGATACCAGCTTCCCGACGGCCCGCACCAGCCCATCAACCCGGGGGACCGCGACCACATCGGCCTGCACCAGCAGAAGGACGGCCGCTTCTACCTGGGTGTCAAGCCCACCGTGGGTCACACCACCGGTGAGCAGCTGATCGAGATCGCCGAGATCGCCGAGAAATTCGGCATCGAGCGGATCCGCACCACCGCGGACAAGGAACTGCTCTTCCTGGACCTGGACAAGGAGATTGTCCCGGCCCTGGAGAAGGAGCTCTCCGCCGTCGGTCTCTACCCGCGGCCGAGCGAGTTCCGCCGCGGCATCATCTCCTGCACCGGCCTCGAGTTCTGCAAACTGGCACACACCACCACCAAGGCCCGGGCCATCGAACTGGTCGATGACCTGGAGGAGCGCATCGGTGATCTGGACACCCCGATCAAGATCGCCCTGAACGGCTGCCCCAACTCCTGCGCCCGCACCCAGGTCTCCGACATCGGGTTCAAGGGCCAGACCGTCACCGATGAGGAGGGCAACCGGGTGGAGGGTTTCCAGGTCCACCTCGGTGGCTCCATGAACATCGACGCCAACTTCGGCCGCAAGCTCAAGGGCCACAAGGTGCTGGCCGATGACGTCAGTGACTACGTCACCCGGGTGGTCTCCAACTTCAAGACGGAGCGCAACGAAGGTGAGCTCTTCCGCGAGTGGGTCCAGCGCGCACCGGAGGAGCAGCTGCAGTGA